From Psychroflexus torquis ATCC 700755, the proteins below share one genomic window:
- a CDS encoding type II toxin-antitoxin system death-on-curing family toxin, with the protein METYIYFDIQHAIRTHDFIIENSGGNSGIIEIGKIESVLEHIQNDLYYPEFEEKLTHLVFAVNKFHAFNDGNKRTSIALGAYLLEVNGIEYCIDKFIIEMENIAVYVADNKIDKELLQEIISSIVIEDDFNEELKLKIIDALSE; encoded by the coding sequence ATGGAAACATATATTTATTTTGATATTCAACACGCAATTCGGACTCATGACTTTATAATAGAAAATTCTGGAGGAAATTCTGGAATTATAGAAATCGGGAAAATTGAGAGTGTTTTAGAACATATACAAAACGACCTTTACTATCCTGAATTCGAAGAAAAACTAACTCATCTTGTATTTGCCGTAAATAAATTTCACGCTTTTAATGATGGAAATAAAAGAACCTCAATTGCACTAGGTGCATATTTACTCGAAGTCAATGGAATTGAATACTGTATTGATAAATTCATTATAGAAATGGAAAATATTGCAGTATATGTTGCAGACAATAAGATTGACAAGGAATTATTACAAGAGATAATTAGCTCAATAGTAATAGAAGATGATTTTAATGAAGAATTAAAATTGAAAATTATAGATGCATTAAGCGAATAA